The nucleotide sequence GCACACTGCCCGCGCGACACACCCGGCCCAAATCATTGCGCACAAGATCCACGATCATCGTGTTCTCCGCGCGCTCTTTATCGCTCGCGGCAAGACCGCGCCGCGCCGCCTCATCGTCTCGCCAGCTCGGTCGCCGGGCGGCCGTGCCCTTCATCGGGCGCGATTCGAGGATCTGCCCGCGTCGCCGCAGGAACAGCTCCGGCGATAGCGAAACGATGGCCCACTCCCCGCCATCCAAATACGCCGCATGCGGCATCGGCACCGCGGCCAGCCGGTCCAGAAACAGCGCGAACGGATCGCCATTGAGGTCAAACTCCGCCCGCACAGTGTAGTTTACCTGATAGATATCCCCGGCGCGAATATGCGCCAGTGCGTGCTCGACACTCCGCAGATAGTCATTCTCGGTGGTCGAGAATCGTGTCCCGGATACGGACGGAGCGGGACCGAGGCCGGTCCCGGTCAGTTGCCCCTTACTGGGGGGCACCATCTCTGGTGCCGCAGGAGTTCCGATTGGCCCATTGAACGCCGCAAACCACGCATACGGCAACGCTCCCGGTGGCGGTGTCCGTAGCGCAGGATCAAACGCCGGACCCGCTTCATAGCTGACATACCCAACTATGTAGTGGCCAGACCGCTGCGCCGCCGCCACGCGATCCAACGCCGGTCGCACCTGCTCCAAGGTGTCCGCCTGCCACCGTTCGAGTGGTTCGCCGAACACGAACCGGCGTGGCGGATCGCCCCATGAGGCGGGCATTTCCACCCAGGCCCGAATCCGTGCGCTCTGCTCTTGAGTCATGTCGATAAGATACGTATTTTTAGAGCGAGAATCCGCGCTCGAATTCCCCGTCGCGCCAAACCCAGACCCCCGATGACCGCCATTCTACTCCTCGCGCTGTCTAATGTCTTCATGACCGTTGCCTGGTACGGACACCTGAAATACAAACACGTCAGCCTGTGGGCGGTGATCCCGATCAGTTGGGGCATCGCCTTCTTCGAATACTGCCTGCAAGTTCCCGCCAACCGCATCGGCTATGGCCAGTTCTCCGCCGCCCAGCTCAAGACTATTCAAGAGGTGATTAGCCTGCTCGTGTTCGCAGGCTTCTCCGTGCTCTACCTGAAGGAGGAGCTGAAGTGGTCCACGGTCGCGGGCTTCGCCGTAATCGCCATCGGCGCGTATCTCGTCTTCCGCGATTAGCGCGGATTCCCTGAGCGGCAGCCGC is from candidate division KSB1 bacterium and encodes:
- a CDS encoding DMT family protein — encoded protein: MTAILLLALSNVFMTVAWYGHLKYKHVSLWAVIPISWGIAFFEYCLQVPANRIGYGQFSAAQLKTIQEVISLLVFAGFSVLYLKEELKWSTVAGFAVIAIGAYLVFRD